A genomic segment from Neodiprion lecontei isolate iyNeoLeco1 chromosome 1, iyNeoLeco1.1, whole genome shotgun sequence encodes:
- the LOC107218744 gene encoding protein adenylyltransferase Fic isoform X1 produces MSPPCLSQCCQTPSASINEEIKKYPVKNMELNRVSLFLIFISGMSFAVIGTLLSNYFQQFSLSYVGDDNRRIFAPLPSENFLNLHDEGTLSLSLRNSEISKIKPVTDAASVSEAISSLHLALEMKLSGKQSKAVKLFQHAVALAPKHPDVLNHYGEFLEHTQKDVIKADEFYVRALTYQPNHEGALANRQRTARVVDELDQRMLRRIDEKRDALSAIPDSNAALRRAKKEAYFQHIYHTVGIEGNTMNLAQTRAIVETRTAVAGKSIDEHNEILGLDAAMKYINATLVNRLNAPDWNAYSTACCGSDSERPFKTVGSISIKDILEIHKRVLGHVDPVESGQFRRTQVYVGGHVPPGPGDIHMLMEQFSLWLNSEQAVRMHPVRYAALAHYKLVHIHPFSDGNGRTSRLLMNMILMQAGYPPVIVHKQHRHKYYEYLQLANTGDVRPFVRFIGECTEQTLDLFLWATSEFSRQVPALGQDSLLSENQNTILLSDDGSGDYEND; encoded by the exons ATGTCTCCACCTTGCCTTAGCCAGTGCTGTCAAACACCATCAGCATcaataaatgaagaaattaaaaagtaCCCGGTTAAAAATATGGAACTTAATCGGGTGagcttatttttaattttcatctctGGGATGAGCTTCGCTGTCATCGGTACACTACTTTCAAACTACTTTCAACAATTCTCACTGAGTTATGTAG GTGACGATAACCGGCGTATATTTGCGCCACTCCcgtcagaaaattttttgaacttaCATGATGAAGGAACATTAAGTCTCTCACTTCGAAATTCAGAAATTAGTAAAATAAAACCAGTCACTGATGCAGCGTCTGTATCAGAGGCCATAAGCTCCTTACATTTGGCGTTAGAAATGAAACTATCCGGTAAGCAAAGCAAAGCTGTAAAGTTGTTTCAACATGCTGTTGCCTTAGCTCCTAAGCACCCGGATGTTTTGAACCACTATGGAGAATTTTTGGAACATACACAGAAAGATGTGATCAAGGCTGATGAGTTTTATGTCAGAGCTTTGACATATCAACCAAATCACGAGGGAGCTTTGGCTAACAGGCAAAGAACAGCTCGGGTTGTTGATGAACTGGACCAACGGATGCTTAGGAGAATAGATGAGAAGAGAGATGCGTTATCGGCAATACCTGATAGCAATGCTGCACTCCGTCGTGCTAAAAAAGAAGCATATTTCCAACACATTTATCACACTGTTGGTATTGAGGGTAATACAATGAACTTGGCTCAAACTAGAGCCATAGTTGAAACAAGAACTGCAGTGGCTGGTAAAAGTATTGATGAACATAATGAAATCTTGGGCTTGGATGCTGCAATGAAGTATATCAATGCGACCCTTGTAAATAG ATTAAATGCTCCTGACTGGAATGCTTATAGTACAGCTTGCTGCGGGTCTGACAGTGAACGGCCCTTCAAAAC GGTTGGCTCCATTTCCATCAAAGATATACTAGAAATTCATAAGCGTGTGCTGGGGCACGTAGATCCTGTAGAAAGTGGGCAATTCAGGCGGACACAAGTGTACGTTGGAGGGCATGTACCACCAGGTCCAGGAGACATACATATGTTGATGGAACAATTTTCTTTGTGGTTGAACAGTGAACAAGCTGTTCGAATGCATCCTGTGAG ATACGCTGCTTTGGCCCATTACAAGCTGGTTCATATTCATCCATTCTCTGATGGAAATGGTAGAACATCTAGACTTTTAATGAATATGATTCTAATGCAGGCTGGCTATCCGCCAGTTATAGTTCACAAACAGCATCGACATAAATATTATGAATATTTGCAACTGGCAAACACAGGAGATGTACGACCTTTTGTCAGATTCATTGGAGAATGTACAGAACAAACGTTAGATTTGTTTTTGTGGGCTACTAGCGAATTTTCTAGGCAAGTCCCGGCATTAGGGCAAGATTCTCTACTATCCGAAAACCAAAACACGATTTTGCTCAGCGACGATGGAAGTGGCGACTATGAAAACGATTaa
- the LOC107218744 gene encoding protein adenylyltransferase Fic isoform X2 has product MSPPCLSQCCQTPSASINEEIKKYPVKNMELNRVSLFLIFISGMSFAVIGTLLSNYFQQFSLSYVGDDNRRIFAPLPSENFLNLHDEGTLSLSLRNSEISKIKPVTDAASVSEAISSLHLALEMKLSGKQSKAVKLFQHAVALAPKHPDVLNHYGEFLEHTQKDVIKADEFYVRALTYQPNHEGALANRQRTARVVDELDQRMLRRIDEKRDALSAIPDSNAALRRAKKEAYFQHIYHTVGIEGNTMNLAQTRAIVETRTAVAGKSIDEHNEILGLDAAMKYINATLVNRVGSISIKDILEIHKRVLGHVDPVESGQFRRTQVYVGGHVPPGPGDIHMLMEQFSLWLNSEQAVRMHPVRYAALAHYKLVHIHPFSDGNGRTSRLLMNMILMQAGYPPVIVHKQHRHKYYEYLQLANTGDVRPFVRFIGECTEQTLDLFLWATSEFSRQVPALGQDSLLSENQNTILLSDDGSGDYEND; this is encoded by the exons ATGTCTCCACCTTGCCTTAGCCAGTGCTGTCAAACACCATCAGCATcaataaatgaagaaattaaaaagtaCCCGGTTAAAAATATGGAACTTAATCGGGTGagcttatttttaattttcatctctGGGATGAGCTTCGCTGTCATCGGTACACTACTTTCAAACTACTTTCAACAATTCTCACTGAGTTATGTAG GTGACGATAACCGGCGTATATTTGCGCCACTCCcgtcagaaaattttttgaacttaCATGATGAAGGAACATTAAGTCTCTCACTTCGAAATTCAGAAATTAGTAAAATAAAACCAGTCACTGATGCAGCGTCTGTATCAGAGGCCATAAGCTCCTTACATTTGGCGTTAGAAATGAAACTATCCGGTAAGCAAAGCAAAGCTGTAAAGTTGTTTCAACATGCTGTTGCCTTAGCTCCTAAGCACCCGGATGTTTTGAACCACTATGGAGAATTTTTGGAACATACACAGAAAGATGTGATCAAGGCTGATGAGTTTTATGTCAGAGCTTTGACATATCAACCAAATCACGAGGGAGCTTTGGCTAACAGGCAAAGAACAGCTCGGGTTGTTGATGAACTGGACCAACGGATGCTTAGGAGAATAGATGAGAAGAGAGATGCGTTATCGGCAATACCTGATAGCAATGCTGCACTCCGTCGTGCTAAAAAAGAAGCATATTTCCAACACATTTATCACACTGTTGGTATTGAGGGTAATACAATGAACTTGGCTCAAACTAGAGCCATAGTTGAAACAAGAACTGCAGTGGCTGGTAAAAGTATTGATGAACATAATGAAATCTTGGGCTTGGATGCTGCAATGAAGTATATCAATGCGACCCTTGTAAATAG GGTTGGCTCCATTTCCATCAAAGATATACTAGAAATTCATAAGCGTGTGCTGGGGCACGTAGATCCTGTAGAAAGTGGGCAATTCAGGCGGACACAAGTGTACGTTGGAGGGCATGTACCACCAGGTCCAGGAGACATACATATGTTGATGGAACAATTTTCTTTGTGGTTGAACAGTGAACAAGCTGTTCGAATGCATCCTGTGAG ATACGCTGCTTTGGCCCATTACAAGCTGGTTCATATTCATCCATTCTCTGATGGAAATGGTAGAACATCTAGACTTTTAATGAATATGATTCTAATGCAGGCTGGCTATCCGCCAGTTATAGTTCACAAACAGCATCGACATAAATATTATGAATATTTGCAACTGGCAAACACAGGAGATGTACGACCTTTTGTCAGATTCATTGGAGAATGTACAGAACAAACGTTAGATTTGTTTTTGTGGGCTACTAGCGAATTTTCTAGGCAAGTCCCGGCATTAGGGCAAGATTCTCTACTATCCGAAAACCAAAACACGATTTTGCTCAGCGACGATGGAAGTGGCGACTATGAAAACGATTaa
- the LOC107218744 gene encoding protein adenylyltransferase Fic isoform X3 has translation MSPPCLSQCCQTPSASINEEIKKYPVKNMELNRVSLFLIFISGMSFAVIGTLLSNYFQQFSLSYVGDDNRRIFAPLPSENFLNLHDEGTLSLSLRNSEISKIKPVTDAASVSEAISSLHLALEMKLSGKQSKAVKLFQHAVALAPKHPDVLNHYGEFLEHTQKDVIKADEFYVRALTYQPNHEGALANRQRTARVVDELDQRMLRRIDEKRDALSAIPDSNAALRRAKKEAYFQHIYHTVGIEGNTMNLAQTRAIVETRTAVAGKSIDEHNEILGLDAAMKYINATLVNRLNAPDWNAYSTACCGSDSERPFKTVGSISIKDILEIHKRVLGHVDPVESGQFRRTQVYVGGHVPPGPGDIHMLMEQFSLWLNSEQAVRMHPVR, from the exons ATGTCTCCACCTTGCCTTAGCCAGTGCTGTCAAACACCATCAGCATcaataaatgaagaaattaaaaagtaCCCGGTTAAAAATATGGAACTTAATCGGGTGagcttatttttaattttcatctctGGGATGAGCTTCGCTGTCATCGGTACACTACTTTCAAACTACTTTCAACAATTCTCACTGAGTTATGTAG GTGACGATAACCGGCGTATATTTGCGCCACTCCcgtcagaaaattttttgaacttaCATGATGAAGGAACATTAAGTCTCTCACTTCGAAATTCAGAAATTAGTAAAATAAAACCAGTCACTGATGCAGCGTCTGTATCAGAGGCCATAAGCTCCTTACATTTGGCGTTAGAAATGAAACTATCCGGTAAGCAAAGCAAAGCTGTAAAGTTGTTTCAACATGCTGTTGCCTTAGCTCCTAAGCACCCGGATGTTTTGAACCACTATGGAGAATTTTTGGAACATACACAGAAAGATGTGATCAAGGCTGATGAGTTTTATGTCAGAGCTTTGACATATCAACCAAATCACGAGGGAGCTTTGGCTAACAGGCAAAGAACAGCTCGGGTTGTTGATGAACTGGACCAACGGATGCTTAGGAGAATAGATGAGAAGAGAGATGCGTTATCGGCAATACCTGATAGCAATGCTGCACTCCGTCGTGCTAAAAAAGAAGCATATTTCCAACACATTTATCACACTGTTGGTATTGAGGGTAATACAATGAACTTGGCTCAAACTAGAGCCATAGTTGAAACAAGAACTGCAGTGGCTGGTAAAAGTATTGATGAACATAATGAAATCTTGGGCTTGGATGCTGCAATGAAGTATATCAATGCGACCCTTGTAAATAG ATTAAATGCTCCTGACTGGAATGCTTATAGTACAGCTTGCTGCGGGTCTGACAGTGAACGGCCCTTCAAAAC GGTTGGCTCCATTTCCATCAAAGATATACTAGAAATTCATAAGCGTGTGCTGGGGCACGTAGATCCTGTAGAAAGTGGGCAATTCAGGCGGACACAAGTGTACGTTGGAGGGCATGTACCACCAGGTCCAGGAGACATACATATGTTGATGGAACAATTTTCTTTGTGGTTGAACAGTGAACAAGCTGTTCGAATGCATCCTGTGAGGTAA
- the LOC107218612 gene encoding nucleolar MIF4G domain-containing protein 1 isoform X1, with protein MGIFGDSKGKKSSKKQRKPKLVVKTRKELRKEKRQRKKHNRAEYYAKKNQLPGKSILNPNHDKPSVKSTLPQSTNQNATLDVAKKKQEQEKKQQLRLEKEMKRNRKIHLKEANIAEDRIIKQLEKNLKLNKRKSKSVPKSFAADGLSYLLEMCDDENRKLAVETEKQLLAAESGSELEDDFIMITDSANKKQQELSRSNESDNDKSNSSGNSEVDENSSDEGESSCAKNMTEQQTTGNNKRKADSENAVPFMPRKKMLAKINSSNSDTEPSTGDSDPDEDEMLADVEYETDSENRNEGANEESNQLWEDIYGRTRDKLGNIVSNTTGKYVPPAVRDRLKNSDSLKDEKLIRLKKQIKGLLNRLAEHNMHSIVSQLDELYMSHSRNNMNEMLFTLMKESIVAPVLTPDRLITEHMMLIAILHANIGTEVGAHFLLSLIKEFDEMLKSSPEVENKELDNIILMISHLYNFKVYDSQLLFQVLTRLSEKFMEKEVELILHVLKTVGFVMRKDNPTMLKEFIFKLQQKAADTTENSSRVQFMLDILLAIKNNNMSKIPQYDPTHGEHLKKLMKSLVRKGNYVSQLNISLDDLLKADQRGKWWIVGSAWSGNTDIGKPIQKTDTNLTTFSQKILDLARKQRMNTDIRRNIFCVLMTAEDFLDAFEKLHHLGLKNQQDREVIYVILDCCLQEKKFNPYYAVLAQKFCDYDRKYQMTIQYTLWDKLKTLDNYTNHQLTNLARFLTHLFIEKGLALSALKVIQFGELDKPTLKLVRQIMLGILLHENTDACTQVFERISLSPQLQNFREGLRLFIRHFLLKNIKVGIIPEAEMVKLKERAEIAENTLTKHGVKTVF; from the exons ATGGGTATATTTGGTGACTCCAAGGGGAAAAAAAGTagcaaaaaacaaagaaaacctAAGCTAGTTGTGAAAACACGCAAGGAATTACGTAAGGAAAAGAGGCAGCGGAAAAAGCATAACAGGGCTGAATATTACGCAAAGAAGAATCAGTTACCtggaaaatcaattttgaatccTAATCACGACAAACCATCAGTAAAGTCTACGTTACCTCAAAGCACGAATCAAAATGCTACTCTTGATGttgcgaagaaaaaacaggaacaagaaaaaaaacaacagctGCGactagaaaaagaaatgaaacgaaacagAAAAATTCATCTGAAAGAAGCTAACATTGCGGAAGATAGGATTATCAAgcagttagaaaaaaatttgaaactaaaCAAACGGAAGAGCAAATCAGTACCAAAGTCTTTTGCAGCTGATGGTCTTAGTT atCTTCTAGAAATGTGTGATGATGAGAACAGAAAACTTGCCGTTGAAACCGAAAAGCAATTGCTAGCTGCAGAGTCAGGTTCAGAATTAGAAGACGATTTCATCATGATCACAGATTCCGCGAACAAAAAACAACAGGAATTGTCTAGGAGTAATGAATCTGACAATGACAAGAGTAATAGCTCAGGTAATTCCGAAGTTGATGAGAATAGTAGTGATGAAGGGGAATCATCTTGTGCAAAGAATATGACTGAACAGCAGACGACTGGCAACAATAAACGAAAAGCTGATTCTGAAAATGCAGTTCCATTTATGCCACGCAAAAAAATGTTAGCCAAAATTAACTCTTCCAATAGTGACACAGAGCCCTCTACGGGTGACAGTGATCCTGACGAGGACGAAATGCTGGCTGATGTGGAATATGAAACGGATTCTGAAAATCGCAATGAAG GTGCTAATGAAGAATCCAATCAGCTTTGGGAAGATATATATGGTAGAACGAGAGATAAGCTAGGAAATATCGTATCAAATACTACTGGTAAATATGTCCCACCTGCGGTAAGAGATAGACTGAAAAATTCCGATTCCTTAAAggacgaaaaattgataagactcaaaaaacaaataaaaggCTTATTGAATAGATTGGCTGAACACAACATGCATAGTATTGTCTCACAG TTGGATGAACTATACATGTCCCACAGTCGTAACAACATGAACGAAATGTTGTTTACTCTGATGAAAGAATCTATCGTTGCTCCAGTGCTGACACCAGATCGCCTTATTACAGAACACATGATGCTCATAGCTATCCTTCATGCAAATATTGGAACGGAAGTTGGTGCGCATTTTCTGTTATCTTTAATCAAAGAGTTTGACGAAATGTTAAAAAGCTCACctgaagttgaaaataaagagCTGGATAATATCATACTCATGATTTCACACCTGTATAATTTTAAG GTGTACGACTCTCAACTGTTGTTTCAAGTACTTACAAGACTATCGGAAAAGTTCATGGAAAAGGaagttgaattaattttgcATGTTCTGAAAACTGTGGGTTTTGTTATGAGGAAAGATAACCCAACTATGCTGAAGGAGTTTATATTCAAGTTGCAACAAAAAGCTGCAGACACGACTGAGAATAG CTCCAGGGTTCAGTTTATGTTGGACATTTTGCTAGCgattaaaaacaataatatgtCAAAAATCCCGCAGTACGATCCAACGCATGGTGAACACTTGAAAAAGCTTATGAAGAGTTTAGTAAGGAAAGGAAACTATGTGTCCCAACTAAACATATCACTAGATGATTTATTGAAag CTGACCAAAGGGGTAAATGGTGGATAGTCGGATCAGCATGGTCAGGAAACACAGATATTGGAAAACCTATTCAAAAGACTGACACTAACTTAACAACGTTTAGTCAAAAAATATTGGACTTGGCTCGCAAGCAGCGGATGAACACAGACATtagaagaaatattttctgtgTTCTAATGACTGCAGAAGATTTCCTTGATGCTTTTGAAAAGCTGCATCATTTAGGATTGAAGAACCAACAAGACAGAGAAGTCATTTATGTAATTCTAGATTGTTGTCTccaagagaaaaaattcaatcccTATTATGCTGTGCTGGCACAAAAATTTTGTGACTACGACCGGAAATACCAG aTGACGATACAATACACTTTATGGGACAAATTGAAGACTTTGGATAATTATACAAACCATCAACTGACAAATCTCGCCAGATTTTTAACtcatttattcattgaaaaaggGCTTGCTCTCTCTGCCTTGAAG GTAATTCAATTTGGGGAGCTGGACAAACCTACCTTAAAACTTGTCAGACAAATCATGCTAGGAATTCTTCTCCACGAAAATACAGATGCCTGTACACAAGTTTTTGAAAGAATATCACTGTCACCGCAGCTACAGAATTTCCGAGAAGGTCTCAGATTATTTATACgccattttcttttaaaaaatataaaggtTGGAATAATACCAGAGGCCGAAATGGTTAAATTAAAAGAAAGAGCTGAAATTGCTGAAAATACGCTCACAAAACATGGAGTGAAGACAGTATTTTAG
- the LOC107218612 gene encoding nucleolar MIF4G domain-containing protein 1 isoform X2 gives MCDDENRKLAVETEKQLLAAESGSELEDDFIMITDSANKKQQELSRSNESDNDKSNSSGNSEVDENSSDEGESSCAKNMTEQQTTGNNKRKADSENAVPFMPRKKMLAKINSSNSDTEPSTGDSDPDEDEMLADVEYETDSENRNEGANEESNQLWEDIYGRTRDKLGNIVSNTTGKYVPPAVRDRLKNSDSLKDEKLIRLKKQIKGLLNRLAEHNMHSIVSQLDELYMSHSRNNMNEMLFTLMKESIVAPVLTPDRLITEHMMLIAILHANIGTEVGAHFLLSLIKEFDEMLKSSPEVENKELDNIILMISHLYNFKVYDSQLLFQVLTRLSEKFMEKEVELILHVLKTVGFVMRKDNPTMLKEFIFKLQQKAADTTENSSRVQFMLDILLAIKNNNMSKIPQYDPTHGEHLKKLMKSLVRKGNYVSQLNISLDDLLKADQRGKWWIVGSAWSGNTDIGKPIQKTDTNLTTFSQKILDLARKQRMNTDIRRNIFCVLMTAEDFLDAFEKLHHLGLKNQQDREVIYVILDCCLQEKKFNPYYAVLAQKFCDYDRKYQMTIQYTLWDKLKTLDNYTNHQLTNLARFLTHLFIEKGLALSALKVIQFGELDKPTLKLVRQIMLGILLHENTDACTQVFERISLSPQLQNFREGLRLFIRHFLLKNIKVGIIPEAEMVKLKERAEIAENTLTKHGVKTVF, from the exons ATGTGTGATGATGAGAACAGAAAACTTGCCGTTGAAACCGAAAAGCAATTGCTAGCTGCAGAGTCAGGTTCAGAATTAGAAGACGATTTCATCATGATCACAGATTCCGCGAACAAAAAACAACAGGAATTGTCTAGGAGTAATGAATCTGACAATGACAAGAGTAATAGCTCAGGTAATTCCGAAGTTGATGAGAATAGTAGTGATGAAGGGGAATCATCTTGTGCAAAGAATATGACTGAACAGCAGACGACTGGCAACAATAAACGAAAAGCTGATTCTGAAAATGCAGTTCCATTTATGCCACGCAAAAAAATGTTAGCCAAAATTAACTCTTCCAATAGTGACACAGAGCCCTCTACGGGTGACAGTGATCCTGACGAGGACGAAATGCTGGCTGATGTGGAATATGAAACGGATTCTGAAAATCGCAATGAAG GTGCTAATGAAGAATCCAATCAGCTTTGGGAAGATATATATGGTAGAACGAGAGATAAGCTAGGAAATATCGTATCAAATACTACTGGTAAATATGTCCCACCTGCGGTAAGAGATAGACTGAAAAATTCCGATTCCTTAAAggacgaaaaattgataagactcaaaaaacaaataaaaggCTTATTGAATAGATTGGCTGAACACAACATGCATAGTATTGTCTCACAG TTGGATGAACTATACATGTCCCACAGTCGTAACAACATGAACGAAATGTTGTTTACTCTGATGAAAGAATCTATCGTTGCTCCAGTGCTGACACCAGATCGCCTTATTACAGAACACATGATGCTCATAGCTATCCTTCATGCAAATATTGGAACGGAAGTTGGTGCGCATTTTCTGTTATCTTTAATCAAAGAGTTTGACGAAATGTTAAAAAGCTCACctgaagttgaaaataaagagCTGGATAATATCATACTCATGATTTCACACCTGTATAATTTTAAG GTGTACGACTCTCAACTGTTGTTTCAAGTACTTACAAGACTATCGGAAAAGTTCATGGAAAAGGaagttgaattaattttgcATGTTCTGAAAACTGTGGGTTTTGTTATGAGGAAAGATAACCCAACTATGCTGAAGGAGTTTATATTCAAGTTGCAACAAAAAGCTGCAGACACGACTGAGAATAG CTCCAGGGTTCAGTTTATGTTGGACATTTTGCTAGCgattaaaaacaataatatgtCAAAAATCCCGCAGTACGATCCAACGCATGGTGAACACTTGAAAAAGCTTATGAAGAGTTTAGTAAGGAAAGGAAACTATGTGTCCCAACTAAACATATCACTAGATGATTTATTGAAag CTGACCAAAGGGGTAAATGGTGGATAGTCGGATCAGCATGGTCAGGAAACACAGATATTGGAAAACCTATTCAAAAGACTGACACTAACTTAACAACGTTTAGTCAAAAAATATTGGACTTGGCTCGCAAGCAGCGGATGAACACAGACATtagaagaaatattttctgtgTTCTAATGACTGCAGAAGATTTCCTTGATGCTTTTGAAAAGCTGCATCATTTAGGATTGAAGAACCAACAAGACAGAGAAGTCATTTATGTAATTCTAGATTGTTGTCTccaagagaaaaaattcaatcccTATTATGCTGTGCTGGCACAAAAATTTTGTGACTACGACCGGAAATACCAG aTGACGATACAATACACTTTATGGGACAAATTGAAGACTTTGGATAATTATACAAACCATCAACTGACAAATCTCGCCAGATTTTTAACtcatttattcattgaaaaaggGCTTGCTCTCTCTGCCTTGAAG GTAATTCAATTTGGGGAGCTGGACAAACCTACCTTAAAACTTGTCAGACAAATCATGCTAGGAATTCTTCTCCACGAAAATACAGATGCCTGTACACAAGTTTTTGAAAGAATATCACTGTCACCGCAGCTACAGAATTTCCGAGAAGGTCTCAGATTATTTATACgccattttcttttaaaaaatataaaggtTGGAATAATACCAGAGGCCGAAATGGTTAAATTAAAAGAAAGAGCTGAAATTGCTGAAAATACGCTCACAAAACATGGAGTGAAGACAGTATTTTAG
- the LOC107218605 gene encoding invertebrate-type lysozyme 3, with product MMAVNFVFLATAASCMLLTFVYGQQAPIQLDNICLGCICEASSGCNQTLACDGDVCGPFRITWAFWSDAGKPTLNGEPSTNAGAYPRCANDAFCAGAIIQGYMQKFAKDCNGDKVIDCKDFARIHRLGAYGCHGGLDTKYENAFNSCLRTYG from the exons atGATGGCCGTGAATTTCGTGTTTCTGGCTACTGCAGCATCTTGCATGCTCCTTACATTTGTATACG GTCAACAGGCGCCGATCCAACTCGACAATATATGCTTAGGCTGCATCTGCGAGGCCTCCTCCGGATGTAATCAAACTTTGGCATGTGACGGCGACGTCTGCGGACCGTTCCGTATCACCTGGGCATTTTGGTCAGACGCCGGCAAACCGACTCTCAACGGAGAACCCAGCACTAATGCTGGAG CTTATCCCCGATGTGCCAACGACGCATTCTGCGCAGGTGCTATTATTCAAGGCTACATGCAAAAATTCGCAAAG GATTGCAATGGAGATAAAGTGATTGACTGCAAGGATTTCGCCCGCATTCATCGCTTAGGCGCATACGGTTGTCACGGAGGCCTGGATACTAAATACGAAAATGCTTTCAACTCATGTCTCCGTACTTATGGATAG